TAGGATAATTTCGGTAACATCTTCTACAACACCCGAAATTACGGAGAACTCATGTTCAACTTTATCAATCCTTACGGATGTAATGGCATGGCCTTCCAATGAAGAAAGCAATACCCTTCTAAGTGCATTCCCAACAGTTAATCCATAACCAGGCTCCAAAGGACGAAATTCGAACTTTCCTTCGAAGTCTGAGGAATCGATCATTATTACTTTATCGGGTTTCTGAAAATTAAATAATGCCATAATTGGATCAGTGTTGTTTTTATTTAGAGTAAAGCTCGACGATTAATTGTTCTTTGATGTTTTCCGGAATTTGTAATCTTTCTGGAACGGAAACAAAAGTTCCTTCCTTCTTCTCACTGTTCCAGGTAATCCATTCATAAACACTGCTACTTGCTGCAAGAGAATCTTGAATGCTCTGTAATGATTTGGATTTTTCCCTAACACCAACAACATCCCCAGCCTTTAAAGAGTAGGAGGGAATATTTACAATCTCGCCATTTACCGTTATATGTCTGTGAGAAACCAATTGCCTGGCTCCACTTCGCGATGGGGAAATACCCATTCTATACACTACGTTGTCTAAGCGACTTTCGCACAATTGTAAAAGAATTTCACCGGTAACGCCCTCTTTTCTCTTGGCGGTGGCGAAAAGGTTTCTAAACTGCTTCTCAAGTATACCGTAGGTATATTTTGCCTTTTGTTTTTCCATCAACTGAACGGAATACTCAGACTGTTTTCCTCTACGTCTGTTATTTCCGTGTTGTCCTGGAGGGTAATTTTTCTTTTCAAAGGATTTGTCGTCCCCGAATATCGCCTCACCAAATTTACGGGCGATTTTTGATTTAGGTCCTGTGTATCTTGCCATTTTCTAATATTATGAAGGTGAGATTATGAATTAAGGCTTATCCTTCGATAATCGTAACTACACCTTCGGTGAAATTTATTTATACTTGATTAAACTCTTCTTCTTTTTGGAGGTCTACATCCATTATGTGGCATTGGGGTCACATCGATGATTTCAGTAACCTCAATTCCTGCGTTGTGTATGGAACGGATAGCTGATTCCCTTCCGTTTCCAGGGCCCTTAACATAAACCTTCACTTTACGCAAACCTGCCTCATGGGCAACCTTTGCACAATCTTCCGCTGCTACCTGAGCCGCATAAGGAGTATTCTTTTTGGAACCTCTAAAACCTAATTTACCTGCCGATGACCAAGAAATAACATCACCCTTCTTGTTAGTCAAAGAAATAATGATATTATTGAAAGAAGCACTTACATGAGCCTCTCCTACTGAATCAACAATAACTTTACGCTTTTTGGTTACCTTAGTATTTGCCTTTGCCATAACTATCTATTATTTGGTAGCTTTCTTCTTGTTAGCAACTGTTTTTCTCTTTCCTTTTCTAGTTCTAGAGTTATTCTTTGTACGTTGACCCCTTAATGGCAAGCCAGATCTATGACGTATACCTCTATAACATCCAATATCCATTAATCGCTTAATGTTCAATTGGGTCTCAGAACGCAATTCACCTTCAATCGTGTAGGATGAGACAGCTTCCCTAATACGACCTATTTCATCATCGTTCCATTCAGAAACCTTAGTATCCTCACTGACTTGGGCTTTTGCCAAAATTTCCTTAGCCCTGCTCTTCCCTATTCCAAAAATATAGGTCAAGGCTATTACGCCCCTTTTTTGTTTTGGTATATCAATACCCGCGATTCTTGCCATAATTACCCTTGTCTTTGTTTAAATCTAGGATTCTTTTTGTTGATTACGTACAATCTGCCTTTTCTGCGAACAATCTTGCAGTCGGCACTTCTCTTCTTTATTGATGCTCTTACTTTCATCTTACTTTGCTTTCTTAGTATCTATAAGTAATTCTTGCTTTCGTAAGGTCATATGGACTCATTTCCAATTTAACCTTGTCTCCAGGTAACAACTTAATATAATGCATGCGCATCTTACCTGAAATATGCGCTGTAACTACATGTCCATTTTCCAATTCAACTCGAAACATTGCATTTGACAATGCTTCAATAATGGATCCATCTTGTTCTATCGCTGCTTGTTTAGCCATAAATTATGCTACTTTTCTATTTTTTCCGGTTTTCATTAATCCGTCATAATGCCTATTCAATAGGTAAGAATTTACCTGTTGTACAGTATCGATTGCCACCCCAACCATAATCAAAAGGGAAGTACCTCCATAAAAAAGTGCCCATCCAGCCTGTACATCCAACAATTTTACCACTATTGCCGGTAAAACGGCCAGCAAAGCTAAAAATATAGATCCAGGTAGCGTAATTAATGACATAATTTTATCCAAATAATCTCCAGTTTCTTTTCCAGGCCTTATTCCAGGGATAAAACCGCCACTACGTTTTAAATCATCTGCCATTTTATTGGTAGGAACCGTAATCGCCGTATAGAAGTAGGTAAAAATGATAATTAGAAAGGCAAACAATAAGTTATAGGCCCATCCAAAAATATCACTAAACTGAACTTGCATCCACTGACCAAATGACGTATCATCAAAAGCTCCACCTATCATTCCAGGAACAAACATAATTGCCTGTGCAAAAATGATGGGCATTACACCAGAGGCATTCAATTTCAATGGAATATACTGTCGTGATCCCATGATATTCTTTTCATATCCACCAGATGCCGTTCTCCTAGCATACTGCACCGGTATTTGACGAGTTGCCATAACTAAAAGCACACTGGCCAAAATCACCAAGAACCATACAATTACCTCAATAAGAATAAACATTAAACCACCATTATTATTGGTAGTTCTTGAAACAAATTCTTGAACAAAAGATTGGGGCATTGTTGCTATGATACCGATCATAATCAATAAAGAAATACCGTTACCAATACCTTTATCCGTAATTTTTTCACCCAACCACATGGCAAATACACAACCAGAAACCAAGATAATCACAGCAGGAACCATAAAATCCAATCCCTTACCCAGTACAAAGGCACTATCTGGAACACCAAACGCACCAAGACCGTACAAATAAGCAGGTGCTTGAACTATACAGATACCTATTGTTAACCACCGGGTAATTTGATTGATAGTTTTCCTACCGCTTTCCCCTTCTTTCTGCAATTTCTGAAGGTAAGGAATTGCAATACCCATCAATTGCACTACAATAGAAGCGGATATATACGGCATAATACCCAAGGCAAAAATCGAAGCATTGGCAAACGCCCCTCCAGTAAAAGCATTGAGAAGACCAAATATTCCTTGGTCAGTACCATCGGCCAAACCTCCTAATTGAGTAGAATCTATACCTGGAAGAACGATTTGGCAACCAAATCTATATACCAAAAGAAGCCCAAGGGTAAGTATTATTCTATTCCTTAGTTCCTCTATCTTCCAAATATTGGATATTGTTTCAATGAATTTTTTCATGTTCCCGCTAATACTTATAAACTTATTGCTTCACCACCCGCAGCTTCAATCGCAGCCTTTGCAGAAGCAGTAAATTTATGTACAGATACTTTAAGAGCGGCCTTTAAATCTCCATCTCCTAAAATCTTAACCAAATCGTTTTTTCCCACTAAACCATGCTCTACCAAAGTTTCAAAGGAAACTGTATCCTTGATTACTTTAGAATCAACAAGCTCTTGTAATTTTCCAAGGTTTATTCCCTTGTAATCTTTACGGTTGATATTCGTAAAACCGAATTTGGGAACTCGTCTTTGTAAAGGCATTTGACCACCTTCAAATCCTATTTTCTTGGAGTAACCAGATCTAGATTTAGCACCTTTATGCCCCCTTGCGGCAGTACCACCCTTACCAGAGCCCTGTCCTCTACCTAAACGTTTACCATCTCTATTTACGGAACCTTCTGCAGGTTTTAGATTACTTAAGTTCATTAGATCTATATTTATGCTTCTTCGGTAGAAACTAAATGTTTAACTTTATTTATCATGCCAAGAATATTAGGTGTTGCATCATGTTCAACAACCTGACCTATTCCTTTTAGTCCAAGAGCTTCCAAAGTCCTCTTTTGATTCTGAGGTTTCTTTATACCACTCTTAACTTGTTTTACTTTTATCTTTGCCATTATATGTAGTAATTCGTATCCAGTTTTAAGTAATTAGTCTATGCAACGCCAAAAATAGGCTTATTAACTTTTTACTCTCTACTTTTTACCATGGTTATTTATCCTTTAAAAACCTTCTCCAAGGAAATCCCTCTTTGTTGCGAAATAGTCTTGGCATCCCTTAGTTGTAATAAGGCATCAAATGTAGCTTTTACAACATTGTGAGGATTGGAAGACCCTTGAGATTTTGATAGTACATCATGCACACCAACTGACTCCAATACCGCTCTAACGGCACCACCGGCAATAACTCCCGTACCATGGGAAGCCGGTTGAATATAAACACGTGCTCCACCATATTTTCCTTTTTGTTCATGAGGTAGCGTACCTTTATTCAAAGGAATACGAATCAAGTTCTTTTTACCATCCTCAATGGCCTTTGCGATTGCAGTGGCAACCTCTTTAGATTTTCCAAGACCGTGTCCTACAACACCATTCTCATCACCAACAACTACAATAGCGGAAAAACCAAATGCCCTACCACCTTTTGTTACTTTGGTCACACGTTGTACTCCAACCAACCTATCTTTTAAATCTAAACCTCCTGGTTTAATTGTTTCTACATTTTTGTATTTCTGGAACATACCTTTAATTTAGAATTTTAATCCTGCTTCCCTTGCACCTTCTGCCAAAGACTTCACACGTCCGTGATAAAGGTTACCACCTCTGTCAAATGCTACCTTTTCTATTCCAGCTGCCTTTGATTTTTCTGCGATAGCCTTACCTACTAGGGCGGCAATTTCTGTTTTATTACCCTTAACGGCAGCTATATCCTTATCCCTGGAAGAAGCAGCAGCTAAAGTAACTCCTTTTACATCGTCTATCAATTGCGCATAGATTTCACTATTACTTCTAAAAACGGACAATCTTGGCCTTTCAGCGGTTCCATTGGAAACCTTACGGATTCTCCTTCGAATTCTATACTTTCTTTGTGTTTTTGATAATCCCATAATACTATTATTAAGCCGATTTACCTGCTTTTCTTCTTAACTGTTCACCCACAAATTTGACTCCTTTTCCTTTGTAAGGTTCTGGCTTACGGAAGGATCTAATCTTTGCCGCAATATGCCCAACCAACTGTTTGTCATGAGAAGTCAGCTTAACTATAGGGTTTTTACCTTTTTCAGAAATCGTTTCTACCTTAACCTCTGGAGCTAGATCAAAAACGATATTGTGTGAAAAACCTAATGCCAAATCCAATTTTTGGCCTTGGTTACTTGCACGATAACCTACACCTACCAACTCCAACTCTTTGGTCCATCCTTGCGATACACCTTTAACCATATTCAATATCAAAGCTCGGTATAGACCGTGTTTTGCCTTATGCTCCTTAGAATCAGATGGTCTTGTTACCCAAGCTTGCCCGTCTTCTATTTTAACTTCAACACCAGAGAAATCTTGAGTCAATTCTCCCAACTTACCTTTAACGGTAATTTCGTTGTCTTTGACCTCAATTGTAACTCCTTCTGGAATCGCTATCGGATTATTTCCTATTCTAGACATCTTCTAACTCTTTAATTCTATTAATATACGTAGCATAAAACCTCACCACCAACATTCTCCGCCTTGGCTTGCTTACTTGTCATAACACCATGGGATGTTGAAACAATTGCAATACCCAATCCGTTAAGGACCCTAGGCAAATTATCGTTAGAGGAATACTTTCTTAAACCAGGCTTACTGATACGTTGTATCTTCTTAATTACAGGTTCCTTTGTCACCTTATCATATTTCAAGGCTATTTTGATATTACCCTGAACCTTATCATCCTCAAACTTGTAACTTAAAATATATCCCTGATCGAATAATATTTTAGTTATTTCCTTTTTCAAATTAGACGCAGGGATTTCCACAACTCTGTGTCCTGCCCTACTCGCGTTTCTAACTCTTGTTAGATAATCTGCTATAGTATCTGTTACCATTTATATATAATTCGGTGACGGTTTTTAGCATTTTGCTAAACCTGAAACCAGTTATTAATTTAATATTACCAGCTGGCCTTTTTAACCCCTGGTATCAAGCCTTGGTTTGCCATTTCCCTGAACATAACCCTAGAAATTCCAAAAGTCCTCATGTAGCCCTTTGGTCTTCCTGTTAGCTTACATCTATTGTGCATACGCACTGGAGAGGCATTTTTAGGCAATTTCTGTAACGCTTCATAGTCGCCTGCCTCTTTTAGGGCCTTGCGCTTTTCTGCATATTTAGCTACAGTTCTTGCCCTTTTTCTCTCACGGGCTTTCATTGATTCTTTAGCCATTCTAGTTCTTTTTAAAAGGTAATCCCAATTCTGTTAATAATGATTTTGCTTCCTTGTCCGTTTCGGCAGAGGTTACAAAAGTTACATCCATCCCGTTTATTCTATTGATTTTGTCGATATTTATCTCGGGAAAGATAATTTGTTCGGTAATTCCAAGGTTATAGTTTCCACGACCATCAAAACCAGTAGCTTTAATTCCCTGAAAATCCCTAACCCTAGGTAAAGCTGAAGTAACCAACCTATCCAAAAATTCATACATACGATCTCCTCGTAATGTAACTTTTGCACCAATTGGCATACCTTTTCTTAACTTAAAGGCGGCAACGTCTTTCTTGGACATTGTAGCAACAGCTTTTTGACCAGTTATCATTGTCATTTCATCGACCGCATGGTCAATAAGTTTCTTATCGGCTACGGCAGCTCCAACACCTCTACTAACCACGATTTTTTTCAACTTTGGAACCTGCATTACATTTTTGTAACCGAATTCCTCAGTTAAGGCCGCAACTATACGATCCTTATATTCTTTCTTTAATCTTGCAACGTAAGCCATAACTAAATTACTTCATTTGATTTCTTGGAAACCCTAACTTTCTTTCCATCTCTCAATTCATAACCAACCCTTGTAGTCTCACCGGACTTTGAGTCGATCAAGGATAGATTTGAAATATGAATCAAAGCTTCCTTCTTAACGATACCACCTTGAGGATTTTTAGCACTGGGCTTCTCATGCTTGGAAACCATATTCACACCCTCAACAATAGCCTTATTCTTTTCAAAATTTACGGACATGACCTTGCCTTCTGATCCTTTATGGTCACCAGCAACAACTCTCACCGTATCTCCTGTTTTTATCTTTAACTTTTTCATCTTGATAATCAAATTATAGTACCTCTGGGGCCAATGAAACAATTTTCATGAACTGCTTGTCCCTTAGTTCTCTCGCCACAGGGCCAAAAACACGGGTTCCGCGCATTTCACCGGCAGGGTTCAATAAAACACAGGCGTTATCATCGAAACGGATATAGGACCCATCAGGTCTTCTTACCTCTTTCTTTGTTCTAACAACCACTGCAGTAGAAACCGCACCTTTCTTAATACCCCCATTTGGAGTAGCCTCCTTTACGGTAACTACGATTTTATCACCAATAGAAGCATATCTTCTTTTTGTACCGCCAAGAACTCGGATAGTTAAAACTTCCTTTGCTCCGGTATTATCCGCGACCTTTAATCTAGATTCTTGCTGTAACATAACTTATTTGGCTCTTTCTAAGATTTCTACTAACCTCCAACACTTGGTCTTGCTCATAGGACGGGTTTCCATAATCTTTACGGTATCCCCTATATTACAATCGTTCTTTTCGTCATGGGCGACATATTTTTTTGTCTTCAAAACGAACTTACCGTACATAGGGTGTTTTACTCTCTTCACCTCGGAAACAACAATGGATTTTTCCATTTTGTCACTGGTTACCACCCCAATTCTTTCTTTTCTTAAGTTTCTTTTTTCCATAAAGCAGAACCAATTATTGGTTTTCCCTTTTAGTTAATTCAGTAGCCAATCTTGCAACCGTTCTTCTTACCTTTCTAATTTGAAGAGGGTTCTCCAATGGAGTTACAAAATGAGCCATTTTTAAATCTGCATGTTGCTTCTTATACTCTGCAAGTTTTTCCGTAAGTCCTTCAACAGACAATTCCTTTATTTCTTGATTTTTCATGATTTCCTACGATTAATTGTCAACTGTATAATCTCTTGCAACAATAAATTTTGTTCTAACCGGAAGTTTTTGCGCAGCAAGCCTCAATGCCTCCTTTGCTATGTCTATAGACACCCCAGCTATTTCAAACATTACCCTTCCAGGTTTAACAACGGCAACAAAATATTCCGGAGCACCTTTTCCTTTACCCATACGAACCTCCAAAGGTTTTTTGGTGATAGGCTTGTCCGGGAATATCTTAATCCATAATTGACCTTCCCTTTTCATATATCTTGTAGCGGCAATACGAGCTGCTTCAATTTGACGGGAAGTCAAAAAAGAAGAGTCCATAGATTTTATTCCGAACATACCATTAGAAAGTTGATGCCCTCTACCGGCATTGCCCTTCATACGGCCTTTCTGCATTTTTCGGAACTTCGTTCTTTTTGGTTGTAACATGTCTCTCTACTTCTTTAATTATTACTTTCTACGTCGAGGTTTTCTTCCTCCTTCTTGCTTTCCACCTTTTGAAGGCTGCCCTTTTTGCATACCTACCAATGGGGAAAGTTCTCTCTTTCCGTAAACCTCACCCTTCATGATCCAAACCTTAATACCTAATTTTCCATAGGTGGTTTGAGCCTCATGCAATGCATAATCGATATCAGCCCTAAAAGTAGATAATGGGATTCTACCTTCCTTATAAGATTCTGAACGTGCCATCTCCGCTCCGTTCAACCTTCCTGAAATCTGAACCTTGATACCTTCAGCGTTCATTCTCATAGCAGCAGCAATCGCCATTTTAATAGCTCTTCTAAAAGAGATTCGGCTTTCAATTTGACGTGCAATACTAGCAGCCACTAGATTGGCATCCAATTCAGGTCTTTTAATTTCGTAGATGTTGATCTGAACCTCCTTGTTGGTAATCTTTTTAAGCTCTTCCTTCAATTTATCTACCTCTTGCCCTCCTTTACCAATTATAATACCTGGCCTTGCAGTCGTTACAGTAACCGTTATCAACTTAAGCGTTCTTTCTATGATAACTCTTGAAACGCTTGCTTTGGACAACCTAGCATGGATATATTTTCTTATTTTATCGTCCTCGGCCAATTTATCTCCATAATCATTTCCACCATACCAGTTAGATTCCCATCCCCTGATAATTCCTAGACGATTTCCTATTGGATTTGTTTTCTGTCCCATTCTAGCTTTCTGTATTATTGTTAGACCCCAAAACCAAGGTTACATGGTTTGAACGTTTTCTTATCCTATGTGCCCTTCCCTGAGGAGCAGGACGCAATCTTTTTAGCATTGTCCCACTATCCACACGGATCTCCGAAACTACCAAATCAGCATCTTCCAAACTGGCATCTTCATTCTTTGCCTGCCAATTTGCCAAAGCGGAAAGCAATAATTTCTCCAACTTTCTAGAAGCTTCTTTAGGGTTGAATCTCAATATAGCAAGAGCTTTTTCAACCTTCTCCCCACGTACCAAATCAGCCACAAGCCTCATTTTCCTTGGTGAAGTAGGACAATTGTTCAATTTAGCAAAAGCTACTTTTTGCTTTTCAGCCTTTATTCTTTCGGCCATTTGTTTTTTACGAACTCCCATAGCTTACTTCTTTCCTTTATTCTTTGCACCCGCATGACCCCTAAAAGATCTTGTTGGTGAAAATTCCCCTAATTTATGCCCAACCATGTTTTCTGTTACAAAAACAGGTACAAATTGTTTTCCATTGTGAACAGCAATCGTTAATCCAACAAAATCAGGAGTAATCATTGATGCCCTTGACCATGTCTTAATAACCGATTTCTTGCCAGAAGAAACATTATCCTGAATCTTCTTCTCTAAACTGTAATGAACGTAAGGTCCTTTTTTTAGTGAACGTGCCATTTCTTTCTACTTTTTATTTCTTTCTACGTTCTATTATATACTTATTGGTACTCTTGGTCTTGGAACGAGTTCTATAACCTTTGGCCGGAACACCGTTTCTAGATCTAGGATGACCTCCGGATGCCCTACCTTCACCACCACCCATTGGGTGATCTACTGGGTTCATGGCTACCGGTCTGGTTCTTGGTCTTCTACCCAACCATCTACTTCTACCTGCCTTACCGGAAACCAACAATTGGTGATCTGAATTAGAAACAGCACCTATGGTCGCCATACAAGCCGATAAGATTAATCTAGTTTCACCAGACGGCATCTTTACAGTAACAAACTTTCCATCCTTTGCCATCAACTGGGCAAAAGTACCTGCACTTCTAGCCATTACCGCACCCTGACCAGGACGTAACTCAATACACGAAATGATAGTACCTAATGGAATTTCACTTAGAGGCATCGCATTTCCAATTTCTGGAGCTGAACCAGTTCCAGCAGAAACTTGCTGGTCTACCTTCAGGCCATTTTGGGCAACGATATATCTTTTTTCCCCATCATTATATTCCAACAGAGCTATAAAAGCTGTTCTGTTTGGATCGTATTCAATCGACTTAACCGTAGCAGCAACATCCTGCTTATCTCTTTTAAAATCGATTACACGGTACCTTCTCTTATGACCACCACCTTTTTGGCGTATAGTCATCTTTCCTTGACTGTTTCTACCTCCAGACTTTTTTAACGGAGCAAGCAAGCTTTTCTCCGGCTTATCAGCAGTAATGGCGTCAAACCCGTTTACTACTCTAAAACGCTGTCCTGGAGTTATTGGTTTTAATTTTCTAACTGACATTTCTTGTCTTTATAGATTACTGTAAAAATCAATTATATCACCCTCTACCACATCAACAATCGCCTTTTTTGTAGCGTTTGTTTTTCCATGCTGTACACCAGTTTTTGTAAATCTGGTTTTTCTCGTAGGCCCATAATTCATCGTTCTAACTTTCTTGACCGAAACACCATAAGCAGCTTCAACAGCATCCTTAATCTGAATCTTGTTGGCCTTCGGATCTACTAGGAAACCATAACGGTTGTTCAACTCGCTATCCGCAGTCATTTTTTCCGTTATAATCGGTTTTATCAACACACCCATGATACTACTTATTATTTAAATTTGATTCGATTCCTTCTAGAGCGCCCTCCAACAATACTACATTTGATGCATTTAGTATTTTGTAAGTGCTTAATTCTGAGTTTGTTACAACATCAGAACCCTTAAAATTACGAGAAGACAAATATACGCCTTTATTTGAATCGCCCAACACTATTAAGGACTTTTTGTTTTCCAATCCCAATGACTTTAAAACATTTACAAAATCCTTGGTCTTTGGAGTGTCAAAATCAAAGTCTTCAACCACTACAATAGCGTTGTCTTTCGACTTGATGCTCAATGCCGATTTTCTGGCCAAACGCTTTAGGTTTTTATTCAATTTTTGGGTATAATCCTTAGGCCTTGGCCCAAATATTCTACCACCTCCCCTAAAAATGGGAGATTTAATGCTACCGGCCCTTGCGGTACCAGTTCCCTTTTGCTTTTTTATCTTCCTAGTACTACCAGCTATTTCACCACGCTCTTTAGCTTTATGTGTACCTTGTCTTTGATGGGCCAAATATTGCTTAACATCCAGATATACTGCATGCTCATTAGGCTCTATTGCAAATACGTTATCAGAAAGCTCAGCTTTTCTTCCCGTATCTTTTCCATTTATATCTAATACTGCTACCTTCATTACTGCCATCTTTGAATAGTTACATACCCATTTTTATGACCAGGGACACATCCTTTTAGAACTAAAAGGTTCTTCTCCGGAACTACTTTCAAAACCCTAAGGTTCTGTACGGTTACTTTTTCACCACCCATTCTACCGGCCATTTTCATTCCTTTGAAAACCCTAGCAGGATAGGAGGCTGCACCAATGGAACCTGGAGCTCTTAGTCTATTGTGTTGACCGTGGGTCGATTGACCAACACCGCCAAAACCGTGTCTTTTAACAACACCCTGGAATCCTTTACCTTTAGATGTACCAATGACATCCACAAATTCTCCTTCTACAAACAAGTCAACACCAAGGGTGTCTCCTAATTTATATTCTCCTTCAAAACCTTGGAACTCAACGACTTTTTTCTTGGGAGAAGCACCTGCTTTTTTAAAGTGACCGGATTCGGCCTTGTTAGCACGTTTTTCTGCCTTGTCATCGAAACCAAGTTGAAGGGCACTATACCCGTCTACCTCTTCGGTTCTGACTTGGGTAACTACACATGGCCCTGCCTCAATAACGGTACATGGAATGTTCTTTCCATTCTCGTCAAAAATGCTGGTCATGCCTACTTTTTTTCCTATTAACCCAGACATACTTAAATTATTAATTACTAATTATTAAAAACTATTCAAAAAAATAGGGTCAAAAATAATTCAACCCTGAAATTATTTTATCTCCGTTTTTCCCTCGCCCGCAGCTCAGGACATGTTACACTGAAAATTCAGTACAGTGCTTCTTATACCTTGATCTCAACCTCAACACCACTAGGAAGCTCTAACTTCATGAGGGCATCGATAGTTTTGGAAGAGGAGCTATAAATATCCAATAGCCTCTTGTATGAACTAAGTTGAAATTGCTCTCTCGACTTCTTATTTACGTGCGGTGAACGCAACACAGTAAATATTTTCTTGTGTGTAGGCAAAGGAATTGGTCCCGTTACAACAGCACCGGTAGTCTTTACCGTTTTTACGATTTTCTCAGCAGACTTGTCCACCAAATTGTGATCGTAAGACTTAAGTTTTATTCTAATTTTCTGACTCATTTCCTTAGATTATGCTGTTATACCTTTTGCTGCTTTTATAACCTCTTCAGATATATTGGAAGGTGTTTCTGCGTAGTGTGAGAACTCCATGGTAGAAGTTGCCCTACCAGAAGAAAGTGTTCTTAATGATGTTACATAACCGAACATTTCTGATAACGGTACTGTAGCCTTAACAACTTTAGCTCCCGCACGATCTGACATATTGCTCACTTGACCTCTTCTTCTGTTCAAGTCCCCAACAATATCACCCATATTCTCTTCTGGAGTTATTACCTCTAACTTCATAATAGGCTCCATCAATACAGCTCTTGCAGCTTTGGCAGCAGCCTTATAGCCCATCTTCGCCGCCAACTCAAAAGACAATGAATCTGAATCCACGGGGTGGAATGAACCATCCTTTAGGGTAACTTTCATACTATCCATCTCGAATCCGGCCAAAGGTCCATTTTTCATGGCTTCCTTAAATCCTTTTTCAACAGCAGGAATATATTCTTTTGGAACGTTACCACCTTTTATTTCGTTCACAAATTCCAAGCCTGTCATTTCCTCGTCGGTAGCGGGCTCCATTGTGAAA
This window of the Maribacter cobaltidurans genome carries:
- the rplW gene encoding 50S ribosomal protein L23, which gives rise to MGVLIKPIITEKMTADSELNNRYGFLVDPKANKIQIKDAVEAAYGVSVKKVRTMNYGPTRKTRFTKTGVQHGKTNATKKAIVDVVEGDIIDFYSNL
- the rplC gene encoding 50S ribosomal protein L3; protein product: MSGLIGKKVGMTSIFDENGKNIPCTVIEAGPCVVTQVRTEEVDGYSALQLGFDDKAEKRANKAESGHFKKAGASPKKKVVEFQGFEGEYKLGDTLGVDLFVEGEFVDVIGTSKGKGFQGVVKRHGFGGVGQSTHGQHNRLRAPGSIGAASYPARVFKGMKMAGRMGGEKVTVQNLRVLKVVPEKNLLVLKGCVPGHKNGYVTIQRWQ
- the rplV gene encoding 50S ribosomal protein L22 — its product is MGVRKKQMAERIKAEKQKVAFAKLNNCPTSPRKMRLVADLVRGEKVEKALAILRFNPKEASRKLEKLLLSALANWQAKNEDASLEDADLVVSEIRVDSGTMLKRLRPAPQGRAHRIRKRSNHVTLVLGSNNNTES
- the rplN gene encoding 50S ribosomal protein L14, with the translated sequence MLQQESRLKVADNTGAKEVLTIRVLGGTKRRYASIGDKIVVTVKEATPNGGIKKGAVSTAVVVRTKKEVRRPDGSYIRFDDNACVLLNPAGEMRGTRVFGPVARELRDKQFMKIVSLAPEVL
- the rpsQ gene encoding 30S ribosomal protein S17 — translated: MEKRNLRKERIGVVTSDKMEKSIVVSEVKRVKHPMYGKFVLKTKKYVAHDEKNDCNIGDTVKIMETRPMSKTKCWRLVEILERAK
- the rplX gene encoding 50S ribosomal protein L24: MKKLKIKTGDTVRVVAGDHKGSEGKVMSVNFEKNKAIVEGVNMVSKHEKPSAKNPQGGIVKKEALIHISNLSLIDSKSGETTRVGYELRDGKKVRVSKKSNEVI
- the rpsS gene encoding 30S ribosomal protein S19 translates to MARSLKKGPYVHYSLEKKIQDNVSSGKKSVIKTWSRASMITPDFVGLTIAVHNGKQFVPVFVTENMVGHKLGEFSPTRSFRGHAGAKNKGKK
- the rplB gene encoding 50S ribosomal protein L2, yielding MSVRKLKPITPGQRFRVVNGFDAITADKPEKSLLAPLKKSGGRNSQGKMTIRQKGGGHKRRYRVIDFKRDKQDVAATVKSIEYDPNRTAFIALLEYNDGEKRYIVAQNGLKVDQQVSAGTGSAPEIGNAMPLSEIPLGTIISCIELRPGQGAVMARSAGTFAQLMAKDGKFVTVKMPSGETRLILSACMATIGAVSNSDHQLLVSGKAGRSRWLGRRPRTRPVAMNPVDHPMGGGEGRASGGHPRSRNGVPAKGYRTRSKTKSTNKYIIERRKK
- the rpsC gene encoding 30S ribosomal protein S3, which encodes MGQKTNPIGNRLGIIRGWESNWYGGNDYGDKLAEDDKIRKYIHARLSKASVSRVIIERTLKLITVTVTTARPGIIIGKGGQEVDKLKEELKKITNKEVQINIYEIKRPELDANLVAASIARQIESRISFRRAIKMAIAAAMRMNAEGIKVQISGRLNGAEMARSESYKEGRIPLSTFRADIDYALHEAQTTYGKLGIKVWIMKGEVYGKRELSPLVGMQKGQPSKGGKQEGGRKPRRRK
- the rplD gene encoding 50S ribosomal protein L4 → MKVAVLDINGKDTGRKAELSDNVFAIEPNEHAVYLDVKQYLAHQRQGTHKAKERGEIAGSTRKIKKQKGTGTARAGSIKSPIFRGGGRIFGPRPKDYTQKLNKNLKRLARKSALSIKSKDNAIVVVEDFDFDTPKTKDFVNVLKSLGLENKKSLIVLGDSNKGVYLSSRNFKGSDVVTNSELSTYKILNASNVVLLEGALEGIESNLNNK
- the rpmC gene encoding 50S ribosomal protein L29 is translated as MKNQEIKELSVEGLTEKLAEYKKQHADLKMAHFVTPLENPLQIRKVRRTVARLATELTKRENQ
- the rplP gene encoding 50S ribosomal protein L16, translated to MLQPKRTKFRKMQKGRMKGNAGRGHQLSNGMFGIKSMDSSFLTSRQIEAARIAATRYMKREGQLWIKIFPDKPITKKPLEVRMGKGKGAPEYFVAVVKPGRVMFEIAGVSIDIAKEALRLAAQKLPVRTKFIVARDYTVDN
- the rplE gene encoding 50S ribosomal protein L5, whose product is MAYVARLKKEYKDRIVAALTEEFGYKNVMQVPKLKKIVVSRGVGAAVADKKLIDHAVDEMTMITGQKAVATMSKKDVAAFKLRKGMPIGAKVTLRGDRMYEFLDRLVTSALPRVRDFQGIKATGFDGRGNYNLGITEQIIFPEINIDKINRINGMDVTFVTSAETDKEAKSLLTELGLPFKKN